ACGAATTTTTCAGCACCTCGCCGGACGAGGCAGCCGCCGCGTATTCGGATTTTCTGGACGAGGCCCCGCCACCCGAAGGCGGCTTCCCACCCGAACGGTGGTTTGCTGCCGCCGACGGGCTTGCGACCGTTCGAGCACTCCTCGCGTACCTGGCCGCGAATCCGACTGATACGCGAAATACACAGGCAGTGCTCGACGATCTTCACGATTTTGAACGCATTCTGACGGCTCTGGATGCCGCGGGAGTGCGGTGGCATTTGGATATCGACTACTGAGTAAAAGCGACGCCTCGCCACCGCACCGAACGCAAATGACATCACCGCCAGTCAAATGTCGTCAGTGCGGTCGGGGGCGTCTTGTCGACCTTGTCCGACGCGAACACGGTCTTCACTTTTCCTCCGCTGGTGTTCACCACGCCGACCCGCCAAGCCACAATGAACGGCGTTCCGAATTCGCGGTGTTCGTACAAGAAGCCAACTCGCGACCCGTCCGGCGACCATCGCACCCCGAACGACGTGTTCATCTGCAAAAAGTCGCCCGACCCCTTCCCGCCCGGTTCGGACGCGACGACGGTCCGCGTTCCACGATCCAGATCGAGAACAACGACATCAAGTCCTTGGCAATAGACCGGCCCTTCCTTGGCTTGCTGAGCCAACGTTGTCGTCCACTGCTGGTACGCGACGCGCGTTCCGTCCGGAGATAGCACCGCAGATTCGACCACAACCGACTGCCCCGGACCGTTGCCCCCAGTCGGTGTGAGGGCGCGGCTGGTTTTACCGTCGGCCGAAACTTTGCACAGCACACGTTCCCTCGCGTATAGGCCCTCAAGCCCCCACGTTTTGTTCTCCCGAATGGTGAGGAACCACGACCCGTCCGGCGACCAATCCACCACGCGGTGCATACTCGGCACTTTCAGTTCGCTCGTAGTACCGGCAGCCAAATCGATCAGAACGTGTTCATACACCGAACCAAACAACCCGCGTTTGATTCGGAACCCGATTGCCTTCTTCGCATCGGGAGACCAAGCCACGATGTACGGCACATTGCCCGATGCGAATAACGCCCCCTCCCCGGCCGCAGCCTTCGCCGGCTTAACCACGAGCGAGTCGCCGGGCGTCAGCATGTACAACCCCTTGCGGGTATTGAGCGGGAGGCGCCCGTCGGGAGCGATGCGCCCACTCGGACCAAAGATTTCACTGACCGTTGTCGTGAGACCGACATCCGAGTTGAGACCAACGGAGAGCGACCGCGTGGGCATGTCTGCCCCGGCCTTCACCACCTCGGCGCCCGTCAGCCGCGAGACCTCCGTGCCATCAGACTTGAGATACCGGACGTGCCCACCGAGGCCGAGAATCAGCCGCGATTCTTCCGCTGCAGTCGGCGCGGGCGCAACAATCGGTTTCTCTTTTGGCGGTTCGCCGCTCAACGCGACCGCGACACTTGCGAGGAGCGCGCACGCTGCCAGCTTCCACCGGACCGCAAATCCTCTGCGCATGATCGCCTCCGTCAGTTCCGTGACGTGGGGGGAAGGACAATCGGAGACGGGTGGAAGTGCCTCAACATCGGCCGCGAACGCCGCGAGAGCCACCAGACACGCGGGCGCGCCAAGTCCCCGGCGGCCGAGCCGTTCGGCAAGAATCCGGCGCGCGGTCGAGAGCCGGCTGTACACCGTCCCGACCGGTAGACCGAGGCGCCGAGCGACGGCTGCCTGCGATTCCCCCTGGAGGTCGCACGCGACGACCAGCGACCGGTACCCCTCGGGCAGTCCCGCGAGTTCTTCGGCCACTACCGCACGGATGTCGAAGTCCGGGTCCGGTTCGCACCGACCCGTCTCGGGTGGAGTCGCAGTGAGGGATTCGCGGTTGTACCGACGTGCCGACCGCCGCCGCGCTTCGCGTGCTGCGTTCACGGCCACGCCGAATAGCCATCCGGCGACCGCGCGGGACGTGTTGACCGCCCCTGCCCTTCGCGCGAGCACGAGGAAGGTCGCCTGAAATGCGTCCTCGGCGTCCTGGTGGTGCCGGGTGATGCGCCGGCAAACCGCGAGCACCATCGCCCCGTGTCGGTGAACCAACTGGGAGAATGCGTCCGAATCGCCGGTTGCTGCGAATCGCTCGACAAGCTCTCCATCGGATGTGGGACGATGGACGGCTCTAAGGGCGCGGTTTACCGCGGCTGTACACACGGTCTGCGGCATTCCATTGTCTCCGATGGTCGGCGTCGTGCCGACCTACCGTATATTGGCTCCCCGACGAGCCACCCTTCGACCCGGCGAAAAAGAATAATCCGCAAGGATGGAAGTGCGACAGCATACCCGCGTTCGATGCGGGGCCGCTAGCCGAGCAACGGGAAGCAATTAACGCGGTGAAGCAGATACGGCGTTCGACCTATGTTTGAAGAGAACCGGTAGGTAGTACGGGCGCGTGGAGCCTGTGTCCGACACAGGCTCCACGCGCCCGTACTACCCGTGACCCACAACCACCGAATCGCTGATCACTTCGACTTCCAAGAGCCCGCCGAGAAACTCGGACGAAATTCAAAAATCGGGTAAAAACTCGGATCGGCCCGTGCAAGTGGTTAGGTGAGCAGTTTTTACCCGAGGAATGCATGGGACGTGCCCCCGATCTCCTCACCCGTCTCTTTCGACGGGCTACCGACAGGCGGGGAGCGGAAGCGACCACCGCCGAGCTACTCGGACGGTTCGTCGCGACCCGCGACGAAGAGGCGTTCCGCGCCCTCGTCGATCGACACGGTCCAATGGTTTGGGGGGTGTGCTCCCGGGTCCTCCGGCAGCCGCAAGACATCGAAGACGCGTTCCAGGCGACATTTATCGTGCTGGCCCGGCGCGCGGCCATCGTCCGCCCACCGGAACTGCTCCCGGCGTGGCTCCACGGTGTCGCCCGGCGGTCCGCGCTTCGCGTCATGCGAATCTCCGCCCGACGTCGTGAGGTGCAAGTGAGTACCATGCCGAACCCCGCCGCCGCGATGATAAACGACCTACTCGACCTCCCGGCGGTGCTCGACGAGGAACTCGGCCGGCTCCCGTCGAAGCTCCGGCAGGCGGTCGTCTTGTGCCACCTCCAGAGTCGGACCTACTCCGACGCCGCTCGGGAGATGAAGTGCTCGATCGCGGCCGTGGCCAAGCGCCTGGACCGGGCCGCGGAACGGCTCCGCGGCCGGCTGGCCCGGCGCGGGCTGGCCCCGATCGGGTGTACGGCCTGGGGCTTGCTGGCCGGGGCGCCGGAAGCCCTGGCCGTGCCCGCGGACGTGGCGGCCCGAACGACCGCGGCTGCTCTCGGTACAGTTACAGGGGCGGCCGCGACCGGGGTCGCCGCAGCGACCGCGCGCGAGGTCGCCACGACGGTGACTCGCGTTCCCCTCCGTATTCTTGCAACCGCAGTTGCGGTACTCATCGCCGGGGCCGGGCTCGCGGTCGTTCAACGCGCGGCCGCTCCGCCCGTACCGAAACCCGTCGTCGCCCAATCGACCGAGGCGGTTCGGCTCGACCGGTTCGGCGACCCGCTGCCAGCCGGAGCGGTCGCCCGGCTCGGAACCGTCCGCTTTCGGACGGGCAAGGCGCCGTGCCCCGGTGGGGTCGGGTTCCTGGCCGATGGCAAAACGCTGGTGTCGGCCCACGAATCCGGGACCATCGTTTTTTGGGACGCAACGACCGGGAAGGAAACGGACCGGATCGACGGGCCGCCCGGAGCGGTGTCGCTCGTCGTATCGGCCGACGGCCGGCGGATGGTCGCGGTCGGGACCGAGATGTGGGCCTGGGACATCACCCCGAACGGGGTCAAATCGCTCTGGAAGACCCCCGGTTCGAGCAAGGGAGAACTGGTCGCCACGGCCGCACTCAGTCCGAACGGTAAGGTTCTGGCCTACGGATCGCGGACCGGCGGGCAGTTGATCGACGCCGACACCGGCGACCTGCTCCAACCCCTCGCGGTGAAGGCCACCCGGGTGATGGCGTTCTCGGCGGACGGGCGGGCGCTCGTCGTCGCCGGGGACGGCCCGGTTCTGTTGCTCGACCCGGCCACCGGAAAGGAGCAGCGGCGCTTCGATCCCAAAGGGAGCCTCACCCAACTGGCCGTTGCCCCGGACGGGGCGCGCGTCGCGGCGATCACGGGCCAAATGATCCGGATCTGGGACGCGGCGAGCGGCCGGGAATTGGCCGGGGTTCCGTCCGCCGGCAATTCTTCCGCCGCACTATTTTTCGCGCCGGACGGCCGCACCCTGCTGGAGGCCGGGGGCGAGCGCATCCGCTATCGCGACCCGGGGACCGGGAAAGAGTCGCGCCCGGCGGTTAACGCACCGCACCTCCAGCCGCACCAATCGTCCTTTTTGTTCTTCTACTACAACCCCGTTGTCCCCGCCGTGTCGCCGGACGGGAAGCGGGTCGCCGTGATCGTCGGGGGCGGGGCGGTGGGCGTGTGGCGGACCGACACCGGGGCCGAAGTCGGACCGTCCGGCGGGCCGCACGGCGAAGTCACCGCCCTGGCATTCACGCCCAACGGAAACGAGATCCTCACTGCAGCGGCCCCCGATCACTTCCAGGCCTGGAACCCGGCGACCGGGGCGCCGGGGCGCCGACTGGCCACGCCGGCACCCGGGATGACCACGCGGTCGCTGGTCGTTGCGCCGAGCGGAGAAGTCGAGGCCATCTGCGCTCAGACCCAGTTCGGGGGGTTCCGCCACCTGCCCGGAATCGTCGAGTGGGGCGCTCGGGCCACCGGTCCCGGGGTCGACCGGCACCGCGTTCCCGCGGAGGTGACCAAGTCTAAGGTCTGGAGCCCAGTAACCGCCGCTGAGTCGGCGGACGGGCGGCGCGTGATTTGGGGGACCGGGACGGTCCTGATCGTCACCGATCGTGCGACCGGGGCCGAGGTCCGGCGCGTGGACACGAAGGTGGCCGTGACCGGCGTGACCGTATCGGCCGACGGCGAAACCGCAGCGGCGTTTGCCTCGAAGGAGGGCGTCGTATCGGTCTGGGATCTGGGTGCGGCACGGGAACGAATGCGGGTGTCGGCCCGGCTGAATCAATCCGCGTCCTGCGCGCCGCTCGCGCTCTCGGCGGACGGGCGGTGGTTGGCCGGCGTGGAGGGCGGTCCCAAAGGGGCGCAGGCCGTCCAGTTGTGGGAAGTCGCTTCCAACCGGGTCGGCCCCCGGTTCCCGGTCGGCGCCGCGGCCGTGCTCCCGCTGACGTTTTCCCCGAACGGTCGTCTGCTGGCGGGGGGGGGGCGGGAGGGCAAAATTCGGGTGTGGGATCTGGCAACCGGGACCGAGGCCCGGCAGTACACCGGCCACCGCGGTCCCGTTCAGGCCCTGGAGTTCGCCCCGAACGGCGAGCGACTGGCGTCCGGCAGTACCGACGCCACCGCCCTGGTTTGGGACACCCGGCCGCTGCTCGCATGGCCCCCGCTCCCGGCCCGGTCGTGGGAGGCGACGGACGCACAGTGGGCCGGGCTGGGAAAGGACGACCCGAGCCAGGCAGTGCGGACCGTTTGGGCACTGGTGGCCGCCGGGGACGACGCGGTCCCGTTCCTACGAACCCGATTGCTGCGCCGCCCCCCACCCCCATCGGCCGAACGGGTGACCGCTGTGATCAAGCAGTTGGGGAGCGAAGAGTTCGCAGAGCGCGAGCGCGCGACGGACGAGTTGGCCGGGTTGGGGATCGGGGCCGAACTGGCCCTCCGGGCCGCGCGGACCACGGACAACCCGGAGATCCGGGCGCGCCTCGATCGTCTGCTGGCCCGGCTCGCGCCGACGCGGGCGCCGGAATTGTTAGCGGCCGTTCGCGGGATCGCCGCCCTGGAACGAATCGGTACCCCGGCCGCCGCCGACGCGCTGAAGGAAATCACGGCCGGGCGCGGGCACGCCGTAGTCACTGCCGAAGCCGAGGCCGCGGTCCGACGGGTAGCGGCCCGACCGAAGCCCTGATGGTTTGCGGATTTATCGCCATAGGTTCGACCGGTCCGATGTTCCCGTGCCGGTTCGCGGTGGACGAGTCCCTCCCCTCGAACGCCAACCGGCCGCCCACACACAGCTCTTCATCCATCATTCCAGGGCGCGAGCCCGATCGGAGGAATTATGCGCTCAGTTGTTTCCCGGCCCGTGCGCCGCGAGTCCGGCTTCACGCTCATAGAGTTGTTGGTGGTGATCGCGATCATCGCGGTCCTCATCGGGCTATTGCTCCCCGCCGTCCAGAAGGTCCGGATGGCCGCCAACCGAGCCCGGTCGTCGAACGACCTGAAGCAAATCACCCTCGGGGTCCACTCCTTCGAGAACACCACCGGCGCACTGCCGCTCGGTTGGACCGTCGATGCGTCACTCAACACGGTGTACGTTCACTATCAAATTCTTCCCTACGTCGAGGGCAACACCGCCATCTACCGGTGCGCCGGGGATCCAACGAACGAGACCGCCACCATCGTCACGAGCTACGTGGAGAACGGCAGCCTGTTCTCGCTGACGCCGCGGAAAATAATTCACATCCCGGCCGGCACGTCGAACGTGCTCGCCTTCGGCCCTATTTACCGGAACTGCAACAACAACCTGGTCAAATGGCAGAAGGGGCTTTCGGACACGGGCTACGTGCCGGACCTTATCTCGTTCCCAACCACGATGACCGACCCGGTGCGGTTCCAGGTCCCGACCGCCCAATGCACGAGCGACCGATTCGTGAGCCCGTTCCCGGTCGCGCTGTTCTCGTTCTGCGACGGAAGCGTTCGGGGGCTGAGCCCAGGGGGCACTAGCACGACGTTCATGAACCAGATCATGAACCCCAAGAACGACCAACCAGTTATCTTCCCGGATTAATGACGCACGCCCCGCGGTTTTTTAACCGCGGCCTACGCGAAATTCAGGGCCGATGGAACGACGGGGACGGGAAAATCTGCCCGGTCCCCAATTCTTCGGTCTCACTCAATTCCGGTCATTTTCGGCAGTGAAATCGTCAGGTTTATTCCCCTGTTCTACCATCGCCCGCCCGCGGGCACTCGGAGATCGCAGCCATGTCCGCGAAGAGGGTCGGGTTGATCCTGGCTGGAATGTTCCTGTTCGTCGGATCGACCGGGGCGATCTGGTTCCTGTGGCCCCGACCGACAACGGGGTTGGTGTTCCACACGCCGCCCGACGGAGCCCCGCTCACACTGGACATCGATTACCCGTCGACCGGGCGCAAGCCGTTCCCGGTACTCGTGTTCGTCCCGCACGACGGAACCTGGCACCCGGACTTCAAGCAGGAGGATCAGATTCGGCTGGTGGTCGAGGTGTTTAACCGGGCCGGGTACGCGGTGGCCACCATCCACTACCGTGATCCCCGCAAGGCCCCGTTCCCGGGTCCGGTTCAGGACGCCAAGGCCGCCGTTCGGTGGGTGCGTGCGAACGCCGCTCAGTACCGGCTGAACCCCGACCGGATCGGAGCGATGGGCGCGTCGGCGGGCGGGTTCGGGGCGTGCCTGCTCGGAACGGCCGGGCCGGAGGACGGGTTCGAGCCGCCCGGAGAACCCGCCGGCGTGTCGTGCCGCGTGCAGGCGGTGGCGGCACTCGCCGCGCCGTGTGATCTGACGCGGAAAACGTGGCCGGAACTCGCCGAGCACGGGTTCCTGAAGCCGTTTCTGGGTGCCACGTTCAAGGAAAACCCGGCCGTGTACCGGAAGGCGTCCCCGGGTACCTATGCGACCCCGGACGACCCGCCGTTCCTGCTCCTGCACTCGCCCTCGGACCCGATCGTCAACATCTCCCACTCGCGCGCGTTCGCCGATCAGTTGAAGCGCGGCGGGGTGGACGCCACGCTGACCGAACTACCGGCCTGGGAGCACGGCCACGTTCCCACGGGGACGGAACTGGAACAGATCATCCAGCAAGCCGTCCCGTTCTTCGACCGGCACCTCAAACAGTAACCGACAAATCTGGTACCTTTGAAAAACTCTCGGTCCGGCCCGGAAACGCCGTGCCGCGCCAACGCGCCGGGAGCGGAACAAACTTCCGCTCCCGGCGCGTTGGCGCGGCACGGCGCGCGTTACAGCGTTCCTGAATACCACGAAACCGAGAACCGACGAAACCGTTCCGCGCTCGATGCCTCAGCCGGCGACTTCCGCGAGCCAGCGCCGGAGCAGGTTCGTCAGCAGCGTCATCTCGCTCTCGCTCAGGTTCGGGAGCGATTCCTTGGCTTCGTTGAAGCGCGTTTTGGTCGCGGTATCGATCGCCCGGCGCCCCTTCGCGGTGAGCTCGATCACCACCATGCGGCGATCAGTGGGGTTCGGCTTGCGGAAGATGTAGCCCGCCTCCGCAAGCGCGTCGAGCCGGGCCGTCATCCCGCCGCTGGAGAGGACCACGCTCTCCAACAATTGCGTGGGTGTCAGCCCGCCCTTCTTGCTGCGGCGCCGGAGCGTGGCGAGGATGTCGAACTGTCCCAGTGTGAGTTTGTGTTTCTCTAAACTAGCCTCGACGCTGCGTTCCAGGTGCTGTGCCAGCACGATGACGCGGCCGACGATCCCGAGGGGCGACGGGTCCAGTTCCGGGCGCGCCGCGCGCCACTGCACGAGGAGCCGGTCCACCACGTCGCGCTCGGCCCGGGCGCCGAGGTCCGGGGAACCGGTCGGGCGCTGTGCGTCTGTCGTGTCCATGTTTGATTTCTTGACGTCGAGGTAATTTCTCGTACCCTCTCGGGAGAGCATAGTCCCTTCCTCTTCAGGCGAGTAGACCCATGAAAGAGATTCGCATCGGCGACACCGTGGAGCAGGCGATCGAGCGCGCCGACTACCCCGTGGACCGCGTCCGGAGCATCCTCAAGGACGAAGTGGTCGCCGTCCTCGGGTACGGCGTCCAGGGCCGCGGCCAGTCACTCAACATGCGTGACAACGGCATCAAGGTGATCGTCGGCCAGCGCAAGGGCGGCAAGGCCTACGACCTCTGCATCGAAGACGGGTGGAAGCCGGGCGAGACGCTGTTCGACCCGGAAGAGGCCGCGGCGAAGGGGACCGTGATCCAGTACCTGCTCTCCGACGCGGGCCAGAAGGAGATGTGGCCCAAGATCAAGCCGCTGCTCACCAAGGGCAAGGCGCTGTACTTCTCCCACGGCTTCTCGATCGTGTTCAGCGACCAGACGGGCGTGGTCCCGACGCCGGACATCGACGTGATCCTCGTCGCGCCGAAGGGCTCGGGCACCACCGTCCGGCGCCTGTTCCTTGAGGGCCGCGGGATCAACTCCAGCTTCGCCGTTCACCAGGACGCGACCGGGAAGGCCCGCGAGCGCTGCCTGGCGCTCGGGATCGCGATCGGGTCCGGGTACCTGTTCGAGACCACCTTCAAGAAGGAAGTCGTTTCCGACCTGACGGGCGAGCGCGGCGTGCTCATGGGCGCGATCTACGGGCTGTGGCTCGCGCAGTACGAAGTGCTCCGCGCGAACGGGCACTCCCCGAGCGAAGCGTTCAACGAGACGGTCGAAGAAGCGACCCAGAGCCTGTACCCGCTGATCGCGGAAAAGGGCAT
This region of Gemmata massiliana genomic DNA includes:
- a CDS encoding sigma-70 family RNA polymerase sigma factor; amino-acid sequence: MPQTVCTAAVNRALRAVHRPTSDGELVERFAATGDSDAFSQLVHRHGAMVLAVCRRITRHHQDAEDAFQATFLVLARRAGAVNTSRAVAGWLFGVAVNAAREARRRSARRYNRESLTATPPETGRCEPDPDFDIRAVVAEELAGLPEGYRSLVVACDLQGESQAAVARRLGLPVGTVYSRLSTARRILAERLGRRGLGAPACLVALAAFAADVEALPPVSDCPSPHVTELTEAIMRRGFAVRWKLAACALLASVAVALSGEPPKEKPIVAPAPTAAEESRLILGLGGHVRYLKSDGTEVSRLTGAEVVKAGADMPTRSLSVGLNSDVGLTTTVSEIFGPSGRIAPDGRLPLNTRKGLYMLTPGDSLVVKPAKAAAGEGALFASGNVPYIVAWSPDAKKAIGFRIKRGLFGSVYEHVLIDLAAGTTSELKVPSMHRVVDWSPDGSWFLTIRENKTWGLEGLYARERVLCKVSADGKTSRALTPTGGNGPGQSVVVESAVLSPDGTRVAYQQWTTTLAQQAKEGPVYCQGLDVVVLDLDRGTRTVVASEPGGKGSGDFLQMNTSFGVRWSPDGSRVGFLYEHREFGTPFIVAWRVGVVNTSGGKVKTVFASDKVDKTPPTALTTFDWR
- a CDS encoding sigma-70 family RNA polymerase sigma factor is translated as MGRAPDLLTRLFRRATDRRGAEATTAELLGRFVATRDEEAFRALVDRHGPMVWGVCSRVLRQPQDIEDAFQATFIVLARRAAIVRPPELLPAWLHGVARRSALRVMRISARRREVQVSTMPNPAAAMINDLLDLPAVLDEELGRLPSKLRQAVVLCHLQSRTYSDAAREMKCSIAAVAKRLDRAAERLRGRLARRGLAPIGCTAWGLLAGAPEALAVPADVAARTTAAALGTVTGAAATGVAAATAREVATTVTRVPLRILATAVAVLIAGAGLAVVQRAAAPPVPKPVVAQSTEAVRLDRFGDPLPAGAVARLGTVRFRTGKAPCPGGVGFLADGKTLVSAHESGTIVFWDATTGKETDRIDGPPGAVSLVVSADGRRMVAVGTEMWAWDITPNGVKSLWKTPGSSKGELVATAALSPNGKVLAYGSRTGGQLIDADTGDLLQPLAVKATRVMAFSADGRALVVAGDGPVLLLDPATGKEQRRFDPKGSLTQLAVAPDGARVAAITGQMIRIWDAASGRELAGVPSAGNSSAALFFAPDGRTLLEAGGERIRYRDPGTGKESRPAVNAPHLQPHQSSFLFFYYNPVVPAVSPDGKRVAVIVGGGAVGVWRTDTGAEVGPSGGPHGEVTALAFTPNGNEILTAAAPDHFQAWNPATGAPGRRLATPAPGMTTRSLVVAPSGEVEAICAQTQFGGFRHLPGIVEWGARATGPGVDRHRVPAEVTKSKVWSPVTAAESADGRRVIWGTGTVLIVTDRATGAEVRRVDTKVAVTGVTVSADGETAAAFASKEGVVSVWDLGAARERMRVSARLNQSASCAPLALSADGRWLAGVEGGPKGAQAVQLWEVASNRVGPRFPVGAAAVLPLTFSPNGRLLAGGGREGKIRVWDLATGTEARQYTGHRGPVQALEFAPNGERLASGSTDATALVWDTRPLLAWPPLPARSWEATDAQWAGLGKDDPSQAVRTVWALVAAGDDAVPFLRTRLLRRPPPPSAERVTAVIKQLGSEEFAERERATDELAGLGIGAELALRAARTTDNPEIRARLDRLLARLAPTRAPELLAAVRGIAALERIGTPAAADALKEITAGRGHAVVTAEAEAAVRRVAARPKP
- a CDS encoding type II secretion system protein — encoded protein: MRSVVSRPVRRESGFTLIELLVVIAIIAVLIGLLLPAVQKVRMAANRARSSNDLKQITLGVHSFENTTGALPLGWTVDASLNTVYVHYQILPYVEGNTAIYRCAGDPTNETATIVTSYVENGSLFSLTPRKIIHIPAGTSNVLAFGPIYRNCNNNLVKWQKGLSDTGYVPDLISFPTTMTDPVRFQVPTAQCTSDRFVSPFPVALFSFCDGSVRGLSPGGTSTTFMNQIMNPKNDQPVIFPD
- a CDS encoding alpha/beta hydrolase translates to MSAKRVGLILAGMFLFVGSTGAIWFLWPRPTTGLVFHTPPDGAPLTLDIDYPSTGRKPFPVLVFVPHDGTWHPDFKQEDQIRLVVEVFNRAGYAVATIHYRDPRKAPFPGPVQDAKAAVRWVRANAAQYRLNPDRIGAMGASAGGFGACLLGTAGPEDGFEPPGEPAGVSCRVQAVAALAAPCDLTRKTWPELAEHGFLKPFLGATFKENPAVYRKASPGTYATPDDPPFLLLHSPSDPIVNISHSRAFADQLKRGGVDATLTELPAWEHGHVPTGTELEQIIQQAVPFFDRHLKQ
- a CDS encoding MarR family winged helix-turn-helix transcriptional regulator, whose protein sequence is MDTTDAQRPTGSPDLGARAERDVVDRLLVQWRAARPELDPSPLGIVGRVIVLAQHLERSVEASLEKHKLTLGQFDILATLRRRSKKGGLTPTQLLESVVLSSGGMTARLDALAEAGYIFRKPNPTDRRMVVIELTAKGRRAIDTATKTRFNEAKESLPNLSESEMTLLTNLLRRWLAEVAG
- the ilvC gene encoding ketol-acid reductoisomerase, with protein sequence MKEIRIGDTVEQAIERADYPVDRVRSILKDEVVAVLGYGVQGRGQSLNMRDNGIKVIVGQRKGGKAYDLCIEDGWKPGETLFDPEEAAAKGTVIQYLLSDAGQKEMWPKIKPLLTKGKALYFSHGFSIVFSDQTGVVPTPDIDVILVAPKGSGTTVRRLFLEGRGINSSFAVHQDATGKARERCLALGIAIGSGYLFETTFKKEVVSDLTGERGVLMGAIYGLWLAQYEVLRANGHSPSEAFNETVEEATQSLYPLIAEKGMDWMYANCSTTAQRGALDWFKAFRDASKPVFEQLYQSVATGEEARRTLDANSRPDYRQQLEKELKEIAESEMWKAGAQVRALRPERQG